One Neisseria sicca genomic region harbors:
- the ccoN gene encoding cytochrome-c oxidase, cbb3-type subunit I — translation MDTQTYNYKVVRQFAIMTVVWGIVGMLVGVIVAAQLFAPSLDLSDVGPWFHFGRLRPLHTNAVIFAFGGCGLMGTSYYVVQRTCNARLFGGWLPAFTFWGWQAVIVAAIVSLPLGYTQAKEYAELEWPIDILIALVWIAYAIVFFGTIAKRKIKHIYVANWFYGGFILAVALLHIVNNLSIPAGFMKSYPVYAGAIDAMVQWWYGHNAVGFFLTAGFLGMMYYFVPKQAGRPVYSYRLSVVHFWALIFTYMWAGSHHLHYTALPDWTQSLGMVLSLILFAPSWGGMINGIMTLSGAWDKLRTDPILKFLIVSLSFYGMSTFEGPMMSIKSVNALSHYTDWTVAHVHAGALGWVGFVTIGSVYYMIPRLFGKNEMYSTKLVEAHFWIATIGVVLYIASMWIAGVLQGMMWGSLNADGTLTYSFVESVKRTMPFYMIRFTGGLLYLSGMCIMAYNVYRTAISGKAVDAEIPAVSQTQHH, via the coding sequence ATGGACACACAAACTTATAACTACAAAGTGGTGCGCCAGTTCGCTATCATGACCGTAGTTTGGGGTATTGTGGGCATGTTGGTCGGTGTCATCGTTGCCGCCCAATTGTTTGCCCCGTCCCTTGATTTATCAGATGTCGGCCCTTGGTTTCACTTCGGCCGCCTGCGTCCGTTGCACACCAATGCGGTGATTTTTGCGTTCGGCGGTTGCGGTCTGATGGGTACATCATACTACGTTGTTCAACGTACCTGTAATGCACGCCTGTTCGGCGGTTGGCTGCCGGCATTTACCTTCTGGGGCTGGCAGGCAGTTATCGTTGCGGCAATCGTCAGCCTGCCTTTGGGTTATACCCAAGCTAAAGAGTATGCCGAATTGGAATGGCCTATCGACATCCTGATCGCTTTGGTTTGGATTGCTTACGCCATCGTATTCTTCGGTACGATTGCCAAACGTAAAATCAAACATATCTACGTTGCCAACTGGTTCTACGGCGGTTTCATTTTGGCCGTCGCCCTGTTGCACATCGTCAATAATCTGAGCATTCCTGCGGGCTTCATGAAATCCTATCCGGTTTATGCGGGTGCAATCGATGCCATGGTTCAATGGTGGTATGGCCACAATGCCGTAGGTTTCTTCCTGACCGCAGGCTTCTTGGGCATGATGTACTACTTCGTGCCGAAACAGGCAGGTCGTCCGGTTTACTCTTACCGCCTGTCCGTCGTCCACTTCTGGGCTTTGATTTTCACCTACATGTGGGCAGGTTCACACCACTTGCACTATACCGCGCTGCCTGACTGGACTCAGTCCTTGGGTATGGTGTTGTCCCTGATTCTGTTCGCACCTTCTTGGGGCGGTATGATTAACGGTATCATGACCTTGTCCGGCGCATGGGACAAACTGCGTACCGACCCTATCTTGAAATTCTTGATCGTCTCCCTCTCCTTCTACGGTATGTCCACCTTCGAAGGTCCGATGATGTCTATCAAATCCGTCAACGCTTTGAGCCACTACACTGACTGGACCGTTGCACACGTTCATGCCGGCGCATTGGGCTGGGTGGGCTTCGTGACCATTGGTTCCGTGTACTACATGATTCCCCGCCTGTTCGGTAAAAATGAAATGTACAGCACCAAATTGGTGGAAGCGCATTTCTGGATTGCGACCATCGGCGTGGTTCTGTATATCGCCTCCATGTGGATTGCAGGGGTATTGCAAGGTATGATGTGGGGTTCTTTGAATGCGGACGGTACTTTGACCTACTCGTTTGTAGAGTCAGTTAAACGCACCATGCCTTTCTACATGATTCGTTTTACCGGCGGCCTGCTGTACCTGAGCGGTATGTGTATCATGGCATACAACGTTTACCGTACGGCCATCAGTGGCAAAGCGGTTGATGCCGAGATTCCCGCGGTGTCTCAAACCCAGCACCACTAA